CCAGCAGTTCCATACATCTGCCTGCACAGATAGACGTACGTGTGTTCGTGCGTCTGCCTCTATTGCTCTTTCGTTTTGCTGTTGTGGTAcatatataaatatataactatatatatatatacggCACGTATGCATGCATGGAAAGCGAATCGCGGgcgaacaacaaaaaacaacaaaaggcAAGCGACGATATGGTTCAACATGACACGAAAGCCccccacagagagagagagagagacaccggCACAGCATCGAGCCATCCACCACCGACATGGTCTCAACATTATTATattttctgtgtgtgtgtgtgtgtgtgtgtctgtgtgtacgtgtcTTGCGTGGGCCTTCCGATTCACGAGTGTGCGGACACACCAGCAGTACCCCAGAAGGACGAGATAAGGagtaagagagagagggggagataCATGGGTGTTGggtgaagaaaaaaaaggttgATCGCTGGTGCGACTCACAGAACCGAATGCGCTgaaacacagagagggaggtcaGACCTGAGCGCGTGAGAGCAGGCGCACCGACACGCGAACGAACCCATTCGGAAAGTCGTTGCGCTGCCTGagctgcacacgcgccgctcCTGCAGAGACAAGACGGCAGCAAagcaagagaaagagagaggggagcaCAACCAGAACaaccaaaaaaagaaaaaggagaagtAGCGCAGAGTCAGGCGAAGTACGGGAAGACGAACAAGAACGTCCGAAAGAAAGCAAAGCCAGTGTGGGGGACCTTTTTATTGAAGTCCGAGAGGAATGAAAACGGGGGGGAGCCGAGGCAGATAACGGGGTCTATGGCATGCGCCATCATCAGAGCCAGTCGCAGTGGGCGACAAccacaacgaaaaaaaaaaatcgtaCAGACAAAAGATGAGGAGAAAAAggccacacacagacacagacacacacacaccaacccGAAGAAGAGCAACTCACCCTTGTTAGGGaaggagacacacacacacacacacacacacagagagagagagaacgagaagggggtggggcgatgcacacacgcagcagccagcagtgctgcagaggtgcaccgaaaaaacaaaaaagcgGCGCAAAAGACGTCGACAggaagcgcacacgcacacgcaagagagagaaaaaaaagaaaaaggaaaactCGCGCAGAAAAAGTCAACGAGAACGCGGCGAGGCAAAAAGAGCAgagaagcgcacgcacaggccaGAGAATGGACTCAGGTCtggaaggagagaagagacgAGGTCGCTCACACCCGTTACAAGTACAGacaacacacaacacacaacacacacatcaATACAAATAATAAAAAAACAAGAGGCAGTGCGAAAGGAGATCGCGTGCTTCTCTCACtgtttttcccccttttttgccTGTTTGGGCCTCTTCTGCctccttttgttgttgtttgcaTGGACGTTGAAAGGGGAATGACGAGATGCAGCATGGCGAGCAGCGTGGACAGATGGAAAGGAGTAtcgatgcagcgcagcgcacgaAACATGTGCACGAGAGACAACGCGTTACGACGCCTTCACATCGGCACATAGccaagagaaagagaggaggtgacggatgcacacacacacacacacgttctCCTTTGAAACGTGCAGAGACAACACAGCAGGCTTGGcgccatgtgtgtgtgtgtgtgtgcctatGTCCTTACAAAAGTAAGTACCATCTCTGCTCTCCCTTTCCGCCCCTGTGTACGCTTGCACGCCTTCCGCCCTCCCCAGTCACCAAAGACGGGTGCGTTTGGGTGACAAGAAAAAGatggagagaaaaagaaagacacgTACATGTACAGTGCTGGTGCACGcgcaaaggaaaagaaagcgagagagtgGGGCGGGGGGCAGGAAGACAGGCACACGTGGTGCGAGGGGGCgagcacgagagagggggaacaCGTCCACGCGTGTGCTTAAAGTGGCTGAAGGGAGTTGTGTACGTATGTGCATGCGTCCGTCTCGCTTCGATGCTGCGGATCTTTGAAGAGTGCGCGGTTcgaggcgaagaagagaggagagaaggggggagagtcCCCTTCTACTCCGGTGTACGGCCTCTGTGCCGAACTCTCTCTGCACCCTACCGCCCTCACATCCATTCTTCCATGAACAACCGTTGCTGCCCCTCCCATCCACCCACCGAGACGTAGACAGACGTGGTGGGACACCTCCTCGCATCTTCGCTGTCTTCACAGAGGTGGAAGAAAAGGTAAGAGAGAAAGCAACACCGACGTGCACCCCAACGCTTTCCTCACCAACGCAACAGAAAAGACACAAACATCGGAGAGGCTAGTCCTTTTCCAGTCCTGAATCTGCTGTCGATGATGTTGCTGCGACTGAATATGGCTTGCTCGTCATCCTCTACGCCCCCTGATACTGCTGACGCGACTGTGACCTCTTGATCAGCAATTTAGTGGCCGCACCTGCCGCAGGTGATGTCATCTCCGCTAACGGAACGATAGGCGTGCTGCCTCCaactgcgcctcctccttcgttGTCTCGGCAAACACTCGGCAACCGCAAGACGCCTGGGGTGCCTGCGACGCTATCAGTCTGCGTCGGTGTGTTCCAAGGGCCCGGCGTGCCTTCGCCTTGGCTCAGCGCCTCGTGGGTACCTTCTAAGCTGTTGGCCAGAAGGCCTTCACCCCCACATCCGGGCCCGCTGCAGAACGCCAGGTGTGGCGTGACGTTGCCAacgctgtcgctgcaccCCAGCGCACTCTCCGGCACCGAGCCGGACGTATAAGTCGCCGCAGCTGATGCGCTCAAGGGATGCAAGGCCCCCGTCGAAGCGCACATCGATGTGGCGGGCGTCAGAAAGTACCCATTCCAGCGCGCCTCGCTCACATTGCCACCGCACTGCGGTGGGTCCTCACTACGAATAGGAATGGCGCTTGTGCTGGTAGGAGAGACTCCAGGGGTgttggcggaggtgctggcggTACTGCACACTGGAGGAGGGACAGCAAGTCGCGCACATGCGACACTTTGCGTGCAGTCGAATTCGAGCGGGGACTTGAGGCTACTGACGCTCTCGCCGTTGCCCACATTCGCCTTCCAGGTATTCAGAGAGCCACCTGGTGAGTCGCCTGTGTTTGGGGATGCAGTCGTCACGGTCACGGTAGCGGAGCGGCGATGAAGAGACGGGAGCGCCGCTCCTGTGAACGACGGTGGGTGTAGCAGATTAGATGAGTGCAGCATGACTGATGAGGTCCCTggtgtcgctgcagcagcgctgctcacGGTGAAGACAGACGACTGCGAGGCAGAAGCACGGCGGGAGAAGGAAGtggcacgtgtgcgtgtcacCGGCGTGATGCGCGTCGACAATGTACCATCGCACGCATCGCTGCTCAGAGCTGCGCAGGTGCCCGTCGCTGCAGTGGCCTGCACGTCGCGCGGCGCACCAACGCTGGGCTCGTTGCTCGAAATTGTCAAGCTGACAAGACTCCCAGTGCGTATGGTGCGAGAGGTTGTGCGCGGCCATTGCAGGAAGCGTCTGCCTGCACctggagagagagtgggggtgTTACGGCGCTTttggtgctgcagctgctcagAGGAGGCCCCAGACCGCGGCAAATGGAATGCCCCGCCAGCCGTGGGGACCACTGGGGTGAAGTAGAGACGTGGCAGGCTCTTCCCAACCGTGCCACCCGACTCCAGCTTCGTGGAACACATCGACTGCAGGTGATGGATCTTAACACCCCATAAGTCGGCACGCCGGGTGCAATCGGAAAAGGTGTAGGTGATCGTGTTAGCCGTAGCTGCGCTGACGTTGCTGCTCGAGCGCATCGGGCTCGTCtctgccgtcgtcggcggcggcagcggtgattCTGGAAAAGGCGTCGAGGGAGACCTAAGAACGTCGCTGACGGGGACAGTGATGGTGAAGCGCTCGGTGCGTAGAACACCGACGCGTAGCTCCGTCGACCATGGAATCTCGAATTGCACCATGTTCAGGTCAAGGTtcacgagcagcagccgaggtGCATCGGTGAGCACCATCACCAGCGCGATCTGCGTACTCCGAGAGTCGGTGCTGCCATCCTTGCTGCCCAAATGCTCCTTGGAGCTACTCCCCTCCAGAGTCGGCAGCAGCTTCACCGGGGAGCAGtacaccaccgcctccgtcggcTCAAGGTACTCGGCCAGTTGTGCTGAGTAGTTGGTGTTAGTGGCCGTCATGTTCGTCGTCTGCAGCACCTTGTCCCAACTTATGTCCGAAAAGAAGGGGTGTGTCTTGAGGGCGTCGAAGCCGCCGCGCTCCACCGAGCCGAGGCGCTCCTCAGGCACCGGCTGAAGGAGCTGCCTGACCAAGTCCTTTGCAGCGTCCGAGATACCAGCACCACCCCCGCTGCATCTTTCCCGCGCGCCATTCTCCTTCGCAGTTGACGAATCTGCCGTCGTGGACGTCAGCGTGTCAGGAAAAATCAACGCCTCGGGCCTGAACTTCTGCACAGCAGTCCCAACTTCGACCAGCGAGCCGGAGAGGAGCCGCTCGCCAACCAGGAGCTCGTACAGCACACAACCCAGGGCCCACAAGTCGCTGTACGGGCTCGCCTTACAGCGCGCGAACACCTCCGGCGAGATGTAGGATGGTGTCCCACCAAAGTTGttcgcctcgtcgtcgccgtagAAACACGCATCGCCAAAGTCGGCCAGCTTCACGTGAAAGTCCCAGGTGAGCAGCAGGTTTTCAGGCTTGAGGTCGCGGTGCACGATGATGCTGtcctgctgcgcgagggACCTGCCGTTGTCCCCCTGCTGCCGTGAGAGAGTGGCGGTGTAACCAGGCACAGGGGGTTCATGTCCGAAAACTGTGGGAGAGGTGCGCGAAGGCAACTCCGACGGCTCAGACATCGACTCTCGCGGAACCAGCCCCACGGCTAGGGCGCGACTACACATATCCGCCTCAACACTGTCAGTGACATCGGTCGCACCGCTATGCTGTGACGGCAGAGTAGGAATGATCGGAGAACTCAACGACAGTCGCTTCgacactgctgccgctgaggcGCCTTCGGTGGGCTGACGCAGGGAGTGGGTGGATGTGCAGCCGGGCAAGCCGCGCGGTTCCATGGCGCTCCCCGCGTCTGCAACCCTTTGCATCTCAAGCATCCGGGATGTGCAGTGCCTGTGGTCCTGCAGCAAGCTGTCATCTGTGCTTTCGGGGGGCGGCGTCACCCAGTAAGAGTGCTGAGACCCGTCGCGAAGGTACTCAAGGGCAAGTACAACGTCTGCCGTGAATTGCGGCGCCATCTCGCGTGTGGCCCCCACCCCAAACCGCTCCTGGTACTGTGCTAAGTTGCCTTTCTCCGCGAGGTCCATGACAAGGTAGAAGTGCTTCGCATCTTCGGCAACGCCCAACATGTTCACCAGACACGGATGGCGGAGCCGACTTGCCATGCGCAGCTCGTTGTGGAATGCGTTCAGCTTCATGGCATTGTGGGTGAGATCCATCTTCTCGATCACCTTGGTGGCGACCGAGCGGAACGGCACCGCGCCGCTGGAAAGTGTGTCGGAGACGATCGAGAGGTTCGTATCATGGTGAACGGCCGGAGTACGAGGAAAGTCCAAGGATGATTGCACCGTGTTGGTGCCGCCCGACACAAGCGCGCCACCAAGGTTGCCGGGCCTCGTTGTGGATGTTGCGGgcatcgccgacgcggcggcggaagtgCCGGTGGCACGCGTACCGCTTGGAGTCCATGAGttggaggtgctgctggaggtcaCATGCTCTCCAAGGATCTCATTGGCACCGACACCGCCTCTCACGTGTGGGCGAGGGCCGAAAAACCCGGCGTTTGCGCCTTTTGCCATCGCGGTGGAGGCTGGCGTTGAGATACCTGTCCTAAGGTGCGTAAAGCGCTGCACTatccgctccgcctcccctcctgctgctgccgccaccacgacaTCGGTGGAAGTGGTGGTTGCCGCCTCAGAATCGGGCCGCGTTTCACTCTGCGCTTCCGACCCTGCAGAACCGATGCCATCCCCCTTTCGTCTAAGGAGAAGCCCTTCCCCCGGtgccttctccatctcctccgacGTCTGATCCATTGTGTGCTGGTGTTCTCGGGCCTCACGTATCGCCCCCTCAATCACCTGCTGCGTCGTCAGCGTCAGCGTCTCATCGCCTGCGTCGCTGTACGTGAGCTCGTCCTCACCGTAGTTAATGCTCACCAGGAAGGAGGATCTGCTCATCTCCAGACTCTCTTGCACTctttgccgccgcgcctCGGGACCTCCGCTCTTCGGTGCCGCactcgtcatcgccgcaggctcatcctccctcccttcatCCCCCTCCTCAAGTGCACGGGGCAGTACGCTTGGCAGACAGCCATAACCCCCCGCCTGCGCCCCGTCGTTTGGGTCGGCTCccaccactgctgcttcCCGCGCCGTGTGATCAACAGTCGCGATCTCGTCAACAAACTTGGAGGAGACAAGATCGGCGGTTCGCGACAGAAAACAGTGCAGATATGGATCCGCAGTGGCTGGTGGCACCACCATCTCGCAGTAGGACGCTAGCTTTCCCTCTACAGCGGCGGCCGATGAGGTGCCCATGGAGCCCTCCCGGGTGGTTGGAAAGGTACAAGAGGGGTACGTGCGCACCCCCGATCCCTCACTCTCATCCCCACGCTCGCATGCGACGCGACGCCATACACGCATGCTGCTGCGGTAGCCACGGCCTCCCGCCACCGGCGAGTGCGGCAACGCAAAAGTGTCCCTGCCAGTTCGGGAGGTGACGGAGTGTTGTGTCCCCGGCTCGGTCTCTCCGTCGActgcctccccctcgtccCTGGATGAACGCACAGACTCGACAATGCTAGCGAGGCAGTCACGCCCCTCCTCGCATACGCCTGTGCGCACCGTGCTCCCGCCTGCGTCGACcactgctgtggcggcgccgcagtcgcGACCGCTGAGGTGACCTGAGGAGGCAGGCAGCGACGTCCGCGGGCTCACACGCAAGTCAGGACTGTGACCCAAGCGTAGCCCTAACACCGTCGGTAGTCGAAGGTCGTTCTGCGTCTGGCAGTTGAAGTCCATTGGGGTCACCGTCGTGGTTTTGTGGTGCAGAGAGCTCCCCAGGGAAGGAGGCTGTGAGACGCTGTGCTGGCCCTCGGACGAAGCAGTGCTCACTGCATCGAACACCGGTGTCTCATGTGAACACGACGTCGGCGACAGCACGGTGCCCTGCGCCGTAGCCATGCTCGGCGTCGCATCATCGTTTAAGCTCAGCGCATGTCCCCAAGGCCGGCCCTTCACGGACTCCACagcgctgctccaccgcACCATGTTATCAACACCGTTGTAGAACGACGCGGTCTGCCCATTATACGGTTGCTGGTGCAgtggcagcgccgacgcggtgacgctgtcgctgcttaACGTGGACACTGGCCGAAGGTGGATGTTGCCGCTTGTTTGGGCAACCAGTGCCATAGCTGCGGGTCTACCCGTCTGCTCAGCTCCACAGTGGCCACCGTTGCTGACACCAGCCACGTTCTCATTGCTtccaacagcagcggcgatggaTGAGAAGCTATGAATGGAGACGCGTCCGTTGCCTGGCgagaagcacggcgtgctGGGGATCGACGTGCTCGTGGCACTTTCCGACGTCGGTGTGAATATGCGCGGTGCTTCGACACCCGGCGGGTAGAGCTCTGCCTGCTGAACAATCCCGTAGGCGCCAGACCCGAGTCGCCGCTTGCTATTCTGCGAGATGCACAGCCGATCGCGCGTGAGGTAGAGTTCATCGGGCAGAGTAGGAAAGAGCTCCTTCAGAGTAGGTGCGCCGTTGCGGAACGCTGAGGTGCAGCGGTTAGAGTGACGCCCCGATCGCGCGGAGCGGCCCGAACGAGCAGAGGTAAAGGAGCAGGCGTTGGGCGTACTGCGTGGCCCATACCCGAGAGCAGGGATGCTGGCGAAGCTACGTTCCGAGTCGCTAATGGGGATAGAATAAGCAATGGGGAGGCGAATCGACGGCATACCTGACACAAAGCCGCTCCTAGTGCTCACGTTTTGCCTCCCCGCTTGGGTTGCTGTGATTGATGGGATAGTGCACTGCGTTGTGGTGAGGGTGCTAGGCGGTGGCGCGTAAGCACCCTCCTCACTGGCCAATGCACGCAGCAGAAGGTGATCAGGTGTTTCCGGGGTGAGCGCGAGTGCGTCAGAGATGATACAAGCAGCCCCGCCATACGTGCCAGTAGATGACGAGCTTCGACTGCCTTCACCGCGGGGGGACTCTGCCTGCGGCTTCTTCAGCCCCATGGATTGTCTGGCGCTAGAGCTAAGCGGGTACGATGGCAGCCCACGTGGCGTTACCATGGAGGACGCGCGAAAGCATGAAATAGAGGACGAGATCGCCGCGCGACTGCTATGCAGTGCAGCGTCCGTCTCGAGCCTCTCGCTGTTGCCGTCATAGTGGATATGCGGACTGTAATATAGTAGTGAGCTGGTGCGCGAGTGCAGCGCGCGGTCAGTGTTGCTATCGCTGTGGAGTGTGAGTGATGGCACGGTTTCCATCGTAATATTTGACGGATCACCTGAAGTCGCGGGAACACCGGCAGcgtcggtggtggcagcTCGAGGAGACTCTCTTCGAGTGGCGTTTAGTGACAAgagtccagcagcagcgggctcGCTCGAGCATAGCGGCTCCAGTGGTGACTGGGCGGTGAGGAAGGGGACGGGGTCCGTGAATTCAGGCGACGCAGGCCTCCATGCGCAGGCTGCCTGCGTGGTCCCCAGCTGCTCATCAGAGCGGCAGACGCGCCGTGCatgcaagagagagagctcctccgcctcactAATGACCGTCTCACGCACTGGCGGCGTGGAAAAAACCTGCTCACACGGTGGAGTACCTTGGTAGCATCCCCTACTGCGTTCAAGTTCGTTGGGACTCTTGCTACTACTGATATGGGCCTCCCGATGTGGCGAGGGTTTTGCAGTCGTCAAGCCTTCAAAGGCGTCGATGAAGACAGGCGCACTGGCAGGTACGGAGTGGTCGACAGCGCTACCGCGAGAAGGCGCCTTTTCAGATGCTTCAGGGTGGCTTACCGGGGACGACAGTGCCTTGCACAAGGCACCGCTCTGCAACATTCCTATGAAGTTCGATTCCGCTACGAGGGTGGGGTAGCCGCGAAAGAAAAGCGCAAcagacgaaaaaaagagatCTCCATAGGCGTGCCACCGCGCCCGTACCCTCTACGCCgtatcgtcgtcgtcgctccGATTCTCAGCGCGGATGCGATGACCCTATAAGAAGACGAGTGTATGTGTGTCACAAGATTCGTGTCTGTGTTGGTGACACCCTCCCGTCACcattcacacacacaaacacacactctctcctccgcttgCCGTTATGCAGGATGGGGGGTTGCGTccgcgtggtggtgggggtgttAAAGTTCGAGTATGTGTGCGCAGAATCACCCAGGGGTATGCACGAAGACACAGAGGCGGGCAGAAAGGCAGATGAGCCTCCACACGAGGGGAGAGTAAGACGTTCAGGTTAGGCAAGCGCAGTCGTTTGCCGCACTGCGGGAGGcgaaatatatatatatgtatgaAACACATAGAAGAGAAGCGGGGTGAGGGGTGGTTGCCAAGGAGCTCTCTCAGAAGCAGTGGGCCATGAATAGACGCAGAGAAAACAGCTTGCGTGGGACGAAGAAGCATTCCTTCGCCATCCAGTGGGAAAGATGAGCACTGCATACGACCAGCCCGTTGGCCTCCACACAAGATTCCAGAGCTAAAACTGCCGCCCCTCAGCCTCCCCTCCGACGCCAGCGGAGTCTCCTGAGAAGCAGATGAGGACAGGAGGTGAACGAACCAAAATGCCCACATGATCGCTCACTGCGCGATGGAAACTGCACAGACATGGGTGATGGTCAAGACGCCacaacccccccccttccctgtAGGGCATGAAACCCGAATGTATGCTCACACTTGCAGGCGGGATTGTCACTGGGAGTCGAACTTTCGGATTCTATTCATCTTTTTTTCCGCATTACTCAAACTCCGTTGTACAGCGGGCACGAGCGTATGTGAGCGCTGTAGCAACGACATGCTCAAGAGAAAATACATCGTCAAGACAGGCATGCTCTTGTCGCAAGTTGTGGGCAGAAGAGTGAAGCTTTCCCGTTCCCAGTATCCCCCGCTATCCTTTTCATGCGTCGCCCACGCCCACTTTCCAGCTTCGCACTCCCACAgctgcagagggagggagggggagactTCGACGAGCCGCAAAAGGGAAACCCATGTGCCCGCACTGACGTCACTTGGTGTTACTCAGTGGCGGAAGCAgatttttctttttttttctgctgcaCCTTCTGTCTTGCTCCGTCTGCAGACCCTTTTTCGTCTCCACCGCCAGCTTCAGGAGCGGATCCACGTCCCCCAAGACGTCCATGTACCCATCATATACAATAAGGCAGCAAGACTCGCAAGGAAAAAGACACAACGGAAGAACAACGCGTCTTTGCCTTctgctgcccttctccctcacgCGCGACTCACAGACATGACGTGAAGGACCAAAAGGACGGAGCAAGGGAGCACGAAAAATTCGCCCTTCTCGCGCCATTGCCTTTTTTCATtggggtggtggtagtggcggtggtggtggagggagcCCAAGCGTTCTGCTGCCCGCGGCCTCCCCCTCGTTTTCTTGCAGAAATACCCCACccaaaaaaagggaaaaggacaggaaaaaaaaggcacaGTGAAGCGAACACAACAACTACGACACATGAAAGAAAGCCGGGAGAGAAAAGCGGCGCATTCTGCTGAACGCTCGCACACGTCAGTGGCAGCGGACTCCGCTCTCCCGCTcctgaggggggggggcggtgaaggagaggtggaggggtgacagaacagagaagaggaggagaaaggagagaaagaggcaCAAGAAGACATACAACACGGAGCACCACAAGAAAGCAAAAAAGAGCACGACGGCAGAAAGGGAAGAAAACACGAACGCATGTattttcttcctcctcctccgcttgaCCCGCGCCTGTCACCCATCCTTGAGAACATGTGAGCACAGCGTGTGAAACCagaaagagaagggaaagggggTAGAAGAAGGTCATCACTCTGTTGAGGGGTTCCATCACCACCCACTGGTCTGTGATGGGGGACGTCACAAACCTTTTAGACGTCTCCaggtagggggagggggctgtcTTCTGTGCTCTGCCCCTACGGAACCGCTGCTTGTCTTCTCGATGCCCTCTACCAAAGCGCAGGGTCCGCCCTTCCTTATCCACCATATCTCTTACCCGGGGGCTGGCGTGATGGCGGTTGGCCGGGGTGGTGCTGGACTGGAGCGCATACACGAGGCAGTAAAACTAGTTGCCATCCTCCCcagcagaggagagaagacAGGGAGCCgccaagcacacacgcatatgCCCGTACGTCACTGCCGGGAGCCGCCCGGGAGAAGCAGCTGAGACGCGCTAGAAGAGGGCAAAGGGCTTTGGCAATGGAAAGGGGGGATTTGAAGCCCATCAAACCCCGTGACCTAGGTGTGGGAGATGAGCTGGACAGAAGACATACGCCTGCACCTAATATTAACAGCTGATCAGCCCTCTGGGCACTACACCCCGGCGACACGAGCATTTTTCTCAGCGGGATCGCATCGCACGAGCtgcgggagaggaggagagacgagGGAGAACAAGAGAAGCGATAGTCGCCACCACCCAGCGCTCTTGCGTACACCTATGCCGTAACATACACGTTGCAGAGCTCCAACGGTGGGAGAGAGTGGAAAATGCCAAGCGCAGTCCGTGGTTCACGAAGGGGCAATGAACGGAAGATAGAATGAGCCCAACTAGAATGGAGTAAACCAATGAAAGTCAAGAACACAACAcagcagacacgcgcacacgtaaCGAAAAGGGAAAAATGCAAGAGCTACACTTCTGTCCACACGACAGCGATACGACGAAAGACAAAGGGGGAGCATACACGAGGACCACAAAGACGCGGTGCGAAAAAGCGCACGTTCGTCGTGGCCCGGGCGGGAGCGAAAGAGGCAAGCAAAAAAAGGGCAGAAtaaaccaaaaaaaaataataataTCAAGAAAATTTACACCGGATCGTTTtccttctttgtttttctttttctcccctTGACAGATGCGTGGACGCCGGCGTTTCTTGCTCAGCCATTTCGTGAATCTAagatgcgcgcgcgcgttccTTATGCGTATGTGCGTTATTGTAGCCCATCACGAGTTCCTTGAAGCCAAACAaaaggaggaaaggggggatGCGGGACAAGAAAAGGccgaaaaaaagagggagacggaACCGTTGTCTGTAGCACCTCCCACTGCGCTGCTGTCATGTACGGCAGTTTTGTGCGTTTTGCTTCTctggtggtgtgtgcgcctgcgtaCACCAAAGAGGAGAAACTGAAAACAAAATGGAAGGGAACACGTGCATGTGCCCGCTCGGAGGAGCTTAGTGTTAATAGCCGGCGAACATGTGGCGAGCACGACCTCACCTCCACGCCacgctgcacacacacacacacacacaccgacacatACAAGCACAAGCACCCCCATATGcgtacacacatgcatgccCATACACGCCCACAGACAACGAGGGTAATAGGCGCAGGTCCACAGAATGGGGTGCGCTCTCAGACAGTTGAGCACTATGCCATGCTATcaaaagggagagggcgaaaataaaaaaaaaccCTTGGCACAagaggaaaacaaagaaggCGACAGAACCACAGCGCTTCATCAAAGAGGAGACGGGAAAAAGATAAGTGCTAACATGTGAGGGAAAGtaaccccccccctccccctccaaaacaaaacaaaaacaaaacaaaaaaaagaagaagaagacAGTCGGCCCGTTACATAGAAGAAATATATGCGTCCCTGTCTCGATGAAGAGCGGATGCGGGTGTGTCAAGCTCAGATTCGGCACAACAtaagagagaaaaaaaaaaatgtggCCGAGATAAAAAAAG
This genomic stretch from Leishmania mexicana MHOM/GT/2001/U1103 complete genome, chromosome 30 harbors:
- a CDS encoding putative protein kinase — encoded protein: MLQSGALCKALSSPVSHPEASEKAPSRGSAVDHSVPASAPVFIDAFEGLTTAKPSPHREAHISSSKSPNELERSRGCYQGTPPCEQVFSTPPVRETVISEAEELSLLHARRVCRSDEQLGTTQAACAWRPASPEFTDPVPFLTAQSPLEPLCSSEPAAAGLLSLNATRRESPRAATTDAAGVPATSGDPSNITMETVPSLTLHSDSNTDRALHSRTSSLLYYSPHIHYDGNSERLETDAALHSSRAAISSSISCFRASSMVTPRGLPSYPLSSSARQSMGLKKPQAESPRGEGSRSSSSTGTYGGAACIISDALALTPETPDHLLLRALASEEGAYAPPPSTLTTTQCTIPSITATQAGRQNVSTRSGFVSGMPSIRLPIAYSIPISDSERSFASIPALGYGPRSTPNACSFTSARSGRSARSGRHSNRCTSAFRNGAPTLKELFPTLPDELYLTRDRLCISQNSKRRLGSGAYGIVQQAELYPPGVEAPRIFTPTSESATSTSIPSTPCFSPGNGRVSIHSFSSIAAAVGSNENVAGVSNGGHCGAEQTGRPAAMALVAQTSGNIHLRPVSTLSSDSVTASALPLHQQPYNGQTASFYNGVDNMVRWSSAVESVKGRPWGHALSLNDDATPSMATAQGTVLSPTSCSHETPVFDAVSTASSEGQHSVSQPPSLGSSLHHKTTTVTPMDFNCQTQNDLRLPTVLGLRLGHSPDLRVSPRTSLPASSGHLSGRDCGAATAVVDAGGSTVRTGVCEEGRDCLASIVESVRSSRDEGEAVDGETEPGTQHSVTSRTGRDTFALPHSPVAGGRGYRSSMRVWRRVACERGDESEGSGVRTYPSCTFPTTREGSMGTSSAAAVEGKLASYCEMVVPPATADPYLHCFLSRTADLVSSKFVDEIATVDHTAREAAVVGADPNDGAQAGGYGCLPSVLPRALEEGDEGREDEPAAMTSAAPKSGGPEARRQRVQESLEMSRSSFLVSINYGEDELTYSDAGDETLTLTTQQVIEGAIREAREHQHTMDQTSEEMEKAPGEGLLLRRKGDGIGSAGSEAQSETRPDSEAATTTSTDVVVAAAAGGEAERIVQRFTHLRTGISTPASTAMAKGANAGFFGPRPHVRGGVGANEILGEHVTSSSTSNSWTPSGTRATGTSAAASAMPATSTTRPGNLGGALVSGGTNTVQSSLDFPRTPAVHHDTNLSIVSDTLSSGAVPFRSVATKVIEKMDLTHNAMKLNAFHNELRMASRLRHPCLVNMLGVAEDAKHFYLVMDLAEKGNLAQYQERFGVGATREMAPQFTADVVLALEYLRDGSQHSYWVTPPPESTDDSLLQDHRHCTSRMLEMQRVADAGSAMEPRGLPGCTSTHSLRQPTEGASAAAVSKRLSLSSPIIPTLPSQHSGATDVTDSVEADMCSRALAVGLVPRESMSEPSELPSRTSPTVFGHEPPVPGYTATLSRQQGDNGRSLAQQDSIIVHRDLKPENLLLTWDFHVKLADFGDACFYGDDEANNFGGTPSYISPEVFARCKASPYSDLWALGCVLYELLVGERLLSGSLVEVGTAVQKFRPEALIFPDTLTSTTADSSTAKENGARERCSGGGAGISDAAKDLVRQLLQPVPEERLGSVERGGFDALKTHPFFSDISWDKVLQTTNMTATNTNYSAQLAEYLEPTEAVVYCSPVKLLPTLEGSSSKEHLGSKDGSTDSRSTQIALVMVLTDAPRLLLVNLDLNMVQFEIPWSTELRVGVLRTERFTITVPVSDVLRSPSTPFPESPLPPPTTAETSPMRSSSNVSAATANTITYTFSDCTRRADLWGVKIHHLQSMCSTKLESGGTVGKSLPRLYFTPVVPTAGGAFHLPRSGASSEQLQHQKRRNTPTLSPGAGRRFLQWPRTTSRTIRTGSLVSLTISSNEPSVGAPRDVQATAATGTCAALSSDACDGTLSTRITPVTRTRATSFSRRASASQSSVFTVSSAAAATPGTSSVMLHSSNLLHPPSFTGAALPSLHRRSATVTVTTASPNTGDSPGGSLNTWKANVGNGESVSSLKSPLEFDCTQSVACARLAVPPPVCSTASTSANTPGVSPTSTSAIPIRSEDPPQCGGNVSEARWNGYFLTPATSMCASTGALHPLSASAAATYTSGSVPESALGCSDSVGNVTPHLAFCSGPGCGGEGLLANSLEGTHEALSQGEGTPGPWNTPTQTDSVAGTPGVLRLPSVCRDNEGGGAVGGSTPIVPLAEMTSPAAGAATKLLIKRSQSRQQYQGA